The Felis catus isolate Fca126 chromosome B2, F.catus_Fca126_mat1.0, whole genome shotgun sequence region GTGGCGTCTTCTTTATTGCTCCTTTATGTGGGTCTTTCTGGATGAAAAGGCTCCAGTGGGGAACAGCTCATCAACTTGTTACTTCTAGGTACACACGATACTCCTTAGTAATAGCAGGGCCTTCACACCGGGACATGATTCGCTAAATATCCCCCGCTGTCTCACAGTTTGGCCCGTCAACTTCTCCCAGACATAAAACATCTGGGCTAGCACAAGACAACACGGCAAACTCAAAGAGAGATGTTTCCCAGATGTGAAGAAGACCACGGTCCTCAAGAGTCTGTCACAGGGCCGGCTCTGGGCGTCCGTATTTCCCAAAACCCTCTTCCAGCTGCGGCTCGCCATAGCTTGTGTGGGACTGAAAAGAGCTCCGGGGGGTTGACCAGATAGCTGAATAAAATGCTAAGAAGTTAGCTGTGAAAAAGCAGAGAGCTTCCCTGCGGGCGGCCCCATGCTTCGTGGTCCTGTACCGGTTCCCAAAGTCCTGCTCACAAAGAGCGGGCTGTGACCTGCAGTTTCCGGAAGGACCTCCCGGGAAGGACGCCCTCTTCGGTGCGGGGCTCACTCCGCTTTTGTCCGGCGTGACATCCGGGCACACCGCTGAGCTTTCTTCGACTTTAGAGAAAACAACCTGCAGAAATCCTGCTCATACCAGTTCCGTCTTGTGAAGGGTCGCTGGCTCCAAATGCTTATTTGGGGAGACGACTGGGAGGAAAGCTCGCTGCGTGCCCGGtttagaaaaatctggaaaaatactCTGTTGTTGTGcaaacttctgaaaaataaaagaagttgagACATGAACAATCGGCAAAATGCAACAGTGGGCGCCTCAATTTAAGCTCCACTCGCTAACAGCGGGCTGCACAGCTCGTTCGGGAAGCCCTTGTTAGCCTAGTAGCTTCGCTCGCTCGACAAGTGGGCTTGTACTATTTCACCGGCAGCCCCAAAGTGTGACCAGGAGACGCACGGACTACAGACTGGGGCCATTTCCAGCCCCTACTGTTAGCTACCTGCATGGAAAATCAGTGCCCCCTGAAACAGGCATTTGCCAGCAAGAAACTcaagtcattcattttttaaatttacccgCCAGTAACTCTAATCATCTTGTGTGCAAATGACCCTAATGACCCCAAATCGTAAGCGGATGGCTTATGTCCTCCACTGTGCCTAGCTTAATGCCTGTACCCAGTAGGTGCTCACGGGAGTCTTTTTGACTGGCGTCCAAAACAGCAACTAGAGAGATGAGTCCATGGCCAGAGAGGCAAGGAAGCGAATACAGGGGGCCAGTGAGTGACAAGGCCCCGGGATAGCTCTTGGGTGAGATCTGTCCTGGCCCCTAAGTAGCCAGTCCTTCCTGATAGTATTGAGACATATGGGACAGATCACTTCCTAGGGGGTCAGGCCCAAAGCTGGCCTCGCTCCCTATAACTTTGGTCTACCCAGGTAAGCAGCCATGCACAAAGAGGCTCAGGGTTTGTAAGCTGCAGCCTGCTACCAACAGTTCAAGGTCAAGGCCACTTCAGCACCGGACGGCCATCTTCCACCCTACGATGCTGCCTGTATACCCCACTCCTCTGGCTTCCCAGGGCTAATTCCCAGGGAGTGGAGGCAAGCGCCAAAACTCTTAGAGGAGACCCCCCAGGAGGAAAGGGTTCAAGGTCAAGAGAAGGAGACTGATCCACCACCGTGTGGTGGGGCTGCATCACTCGCCTACAGGCAGAGTCGTGCCTCTGCCCCAGGATGATGGCAAGTCAGAGCCACACTTGCCACCACTGTCACCACCAGGGCCTCTGGCGCCCCGGAAGGATCCTGTGGCAGGTCTCGAACTTCCTTCACACACCCTACTTCGTCCTCTCTCGGCAGCTCTCTGTGCAGGGCAACCGGATTCAAAACAAGCCGGGCGCTTCCCGCACCGATTCTCACAGCGCGGACGCCTCAGCAGGTGCCCGGTTCACAGAAGAACATCTCTCGCCAGCATTACGGATTCACGCTATCTACCAAGTATATTCGGATTGGCGCCCCCGGGCGATCTTTTAATCATAATACGTGTTTTTTTACGAAGATACTTACACAAGTGAAAATAATGAGTGTTAAGTAGAAAACTACCAGAGCCAACAGCAGTACAATCTCGGCTCTGTATTTCTGAAAAGTGTCTTCTTTGCGTTCCTTAGGgcatccttaaaaaaaagagagagagagagtaaaaatgTGAAGCTGTTTAACAGAACTTTCCTACCGTGATAAAAAGCTAAGAATGCTTtgctctggcttttcttttttttttttccccaagtcctTCTTGTCTCCCATGCCTAACCGCACACGTCTGTGCATTCGGGAAGAACAACGCTAGTGACAGCGGTGACGGCGGTGGCCGGTGCTCACTCGCACCTGAGCCTGGCTGTGTGCGATGGGCCCGGCATACGGCAGCTCGCTCAGGCTCTATTTCCTGGCTTTTCTGGTGCCTTCGCGTCAGATGACACGCCATTTGTTGAAGCGTGAGCCTGCTTCATCCGTGCTGTGTAGAATGCTAGGTGTTCTCACCTCAGGAGGACTGGGGGGACGAAGGAACCGGGCAGGTGAGCCGCCCGGCTATTACTGAATGAGTCAACACGTTTTTGTAGAATCGTGAAATCTCCACCAAGGCTGGCGGCAAAGGTGGGCTAAGGGGGTCCCCAAGGGGCCGTCGAAGGCTGTGGCTGCAGCCCTTGGGGACGCAAAGGCAGGAAGAGACATGGAAGGGGACAGCCTCTTCTCACTCAGACATGACATCCGACGTGCGTTGTCTGGGATAGCCAGACTGCCAAGCCTGCTTGAAGGCCCAGGCAGGGGCGGGTGGAGTGCaggtgactggggtggggggggacgaTCCCCTGGGGCCACGAATAGTCCTTGAGAGAGCTGGAAACCTCTAAAGCTTGATTCAACATTTCACAAGTAGTATAGGGATGGGTTCTCAGTAGGGTCTGTGACTCGAGAAAGGGAAGGTTGAGAGCCTAACATTTATCCAGCGCTCCGTGTACCTCAGGCACCGAACTAAGCATTTCAGTGCAATATCCCATTTAGCCTTCACGCGAGCCCATGCTGGAGAGGTTATCgccccccattttagagatgacagAACTGAGGTTTAGAGGCTGTGAGAGATGTGCCCAAGGGCACACACGAATGAGCCGCAGAGCTCTTAAGTGAACCAGATCCAGGGGACTCTGGAGGAGTCTAACCACTGAACTTGTAGGCAACCTTGTCCTcagcagaggaaaggaaaccagccattctctgttcctctcctctctgctcttccctgcaaGGTTGCTCTCGTTTGTCAATCACCTCGATGCGGATGCTGATTGACAGCCTGCTGTGTGCCTGATAGAGCGAAGAATAAAACAGATGCCAGGTCTGGGAGGTGCATGccgaggaaggaaggaggtgcatgccgaggaagggaggaaggaaggaagggagtaaggaagagggagggagggaggagggaaggaaggaaggaagggagggaaggaagaaaggaaggaaggaaggaaggaaggaaggaaggaaggaaggaaggaaggagggagggagcagaaaaAGTTATGACATTCTTATAGGAGAATTTAGCTTTTAGCCACACAATCCTAAGCTTCCAGTTGGACTCCAATCGAGAGGACGGAGCTTAGAGCCTATGCAAGTGCACACGCATCTTGCAAGAAGGAAACAGGTGCAGCAGATCACCTCACCTGTCACTTTCAAGGTCACAGTGCCGCTTTGGTTTCTCCGCCCTTCTGGCTCCTCCAGGATGCACCTGTATGTCCCTGAGTCGACACTGGTAGTGTTTTCAATCTTCAGGGAGTACAGCCTTTCACTGGAGGCTTCTAAGGAGCCATCCTTCTGCTGGTGGTACCACAGACCCTCCGGGGGCATCTCTATCCTTTGCTCGCCGTCGCCTGTAAGCTGTTGAAAAAGCATCACGCTGCATCAGGTTCCACTAACAGGACTTGGAAACACCGTCCTCACCCGGATCAAGGTTCTGCCTCTTGCTTTCATAACATCCGtcctcaactattttttttttttaaacaaaacagtatgtgtatgtgtgaccttcaggggaggaggagaaaatgtatgaaaattctGTAAGGCTGTACCTTTTCTGGCATAAGATCAGGCCTGCACTTTACGATTCGGCGTATCCCAGCTTCCACCCCCTTATAAAGGACAGAGTGTTGTTGCTGCTGACAATAATGATGCGTCGATGAGGATTTGCGCGAATCACTTTGAGTCACATGTTGCTGCTGGTTGTTCTGTATTAAATGTCCTCTTGTTTTCTGCAGATACCCACTCACCCCCTGAATGATTCTTAGTTTTGTGTCTCAGCCTCCCAACTCGAAGACCACTGGCAGACGGCTCAGCGAAAAGCACAAACACGCATGAGCAAATGCCTCCTGTAAACGGTCACCTTGCTCTTAAAAAACTGGGTGAAGTGGGGCCACCCATGATGTCACAGGGTGCACCACACTGACGCCCTAGCAGGGCGAGAAGACAGCCGACGGTGGTGCCCCGGGGAGACTTTTTGGGCCACATCACGCGGCAGTCACACCAAGATGCACACAGAAGGACCGCGACCGCTTAAATCTTTGGACCCGGGACAGACCAGCCCGACTGGGGCAGATGCCCAATTCAGCCAACAGCACCCGGCGGGGGTTCTCTGCCTGAACTATCTTCTTGTGACGTCGGTGGGGTCTGTCCCTCACCTCTTACTTGACAGATTAGGCCACACCGCATTCCccatcagttttttttcccccagatatatttttaatctgcCTAATTAGCTCGCCCGTGCATCCTCCACCGAAATGTTTTCAAGCGTCCAAACCGGATTGACACAAAAGGAAGGCAAATC contains the following coding sequences:
- the CD83 gene encoding CD83 antigen isoform X1, whose protein sequence is MSRGLRLLLLSCACSLAPAARVVKVACSEDVDLPCTAHWDPQVPYTVFWTKLTGDGEQRIEMPPEGLWYHQQKDGSLEASSERLYSLKIENTTSVDSGTYRCILEEPEGRRNQSGTVTLKVTGCPKERKEDTFQKYRAEIVLLLALVVFYLTLIIFTCKFAQQQSIFPDFSKPGTQRAFLPVVSPNKHLEPATLHKTELV
- the CD83 gene encoding CD83 antigen isoform X2, whose product is MSRGLRLLLLSCACSLAPAARVVKVACSEDVDLPCTAHWDPQVPYTVFWTKLTGDGEQRIEMPPEGLWYHQQKDGSLEASSERLYSLKIENTTSVDSGTYRCILEEPEGRRNQSGTVTLKVTGCPKERKEDTFQKYRAEIVLLLALVVFYLTLIIFTCFAQQQSIFPDFSKPGTQRAFLPVVSPNKHLEPATLHKTELV